Proteins encoded by one window of Deinococcus planocerae:
- a CDS encoding alpha/beta fold hydrolase yields the protein MSAVHRVEVGGTGLHAEVEGSGPPLVLLHGHTLDRRMWEGQLGAFARHFTVIRVDLRGYGRSGPPTADFRYSDDLHAVLTHLGVDRAHVLGLSLGGNVALEFALRHPGMTDHLVLAATSLRGFPPHPEVALSLAEVGEVARSDGVVAGRERWLAHPLFAAARSRPEVAGHLARLTRDYSGWHWQKNVSPSQWLDAEVYRRLEDIAAPTLILVGERDVPQNREIARTLARRLPHARLSVFGGVGHMLNLEASGVFTAQVLDFLTGRA from the coding sequence GTGAGCGCCGTCCACCGGGTCGAGGTGGGGGGGACGGGCCTGCACGCCGAGGTCGAGGGCAGCGGCCCGCCCCTGGTCCTGCTGCACGGCCACACGCTCGACCGCCGGATGTGGGAGGGGCAGCTCGGGGCGTTTGCGCGGCACTTCACGGTGATCCGGGTGGACCTGCGCGGGTACGGACGCTCGGGCCCCCCGACCGCCGACTTCCGCTACTCGGACGACCTGCACGCCGTCCTGACCCATCTGGGCGTGGACCGCGCGCACGTCCTGGGCCTGTCGCTCGGCGGCAACGTGGCGCTGGAGTTCGCGCTTCGGCACCCGGGGATGACGGACCACCTCGTCCTCGCCGCGACGAGCCTGAGGGGCTTCCCCCCCCACCCGGAGGTGGCCTTGTCGCTCGCGGAGGTGGGCGAGGTCGCGCGCTCGGACGGCGTGGTGGCGGGGCGCGAGCGCTGGCTGGCCCACCCGCTCTTCGCGGCGGCCCGCTCGCGTCCGGAGGTGGCCGGGCACCTGGCCCGCCTGACCCGGGACTACTCGGGCTGGCACTGGCAAAAGAACGTCTCGCCCTCACAGTGGCTGGACGCGGAAGTGTACCGCCGCCTGGAGGACATCGCCGCCCCCACCCTCATCCTGGTGGGCGAGCGCGACGTGCCCCAGAACCGGGAGATCGCCCGGACGCTGGCCCGGCGCCTGCCCCACGCCCGGCTCTCGGTGTTCGGGGGGGTCGGCCACATGCTCAACCTGGAGGCCTCCGGGGTCTTCACGGCGCAGGTCCTCGACTTTCTGACCGGGCGCGCGTGA
- a CDS encoding HpcH/HpaI aldolase family protein, with protein MTPPGGRSSLRDRLARGEALLNGWLHVPSPFSAEVMAHAGWDALTLDTQHGPFDFTGAVPMIQAIQTTGTHVLARVPGLDAGLIGKFLDAGAEGVICPVIETRAECEAFVAACRYPPHGSRSFGPTRAALHFGADYGTRADALVVPMPMIETARGLENVDEIAGVPGVGALFVGPGDLSLSLDGEARLDREDKGFLEVLARVVRAAQAHRVAAGIFTASPGYARRMLSLGYTFVTVSSDARLLAAAAGAAIREVRA; from the coding sequence GTGACGCCGCCGGGGGGACGCTCCAGCCTGCGCGACCGGCTCGCACGGGGCGAGGCGCTCCTGAACGGCTGGTTGCACGTGCCGTCCCCCTTCAGCGCGGAGGTCATGGCCCACGCGGGCTGGGATGCGCTGACGCTCGACACCCAGCACGGCCCCTTCGACTTCACGGGCGCCGTGCCCATGATCCAGGCCATCCAGACGACGGGCACCCACGTCCTCGCCCGGGTGCCCGGCCTCGACGCGGGGCTGATCGGCAAGTTCCTCGACGCGGGGGCCGAAGGCGTGATCTGCCCGGTGATCGAGACGCGCGCCGAGTGCGAGGCGTTCGTGGCCGCGTGCCGCTACCCGCCGCACGGCTCGCGCAGCTTCGGCCCCACCCGCGCCGCGCTGCACTTCGGGGCGGACTACGGGACGCGGGCCGACGCGCTCGTCGTGCCGATGCCGATGATCGAGACGGCGCGCGGATTGGAGAACGTGGACGAGATCGCGGGCGTGCCCGGTGTGGGCGCCCTCTTCGTGGGACCGGGCGACCTCAGCCTCAGCCTCGACGGCGAGGCGCGGCTCGACCGGGAGGACAAGGGATTTTTAGAGGTGCTGGCCCGGGTCGTCCGGGCGGCTCAGGCTCACCGAGTCGCCGCAGGCATCTTCACCGCCTCCCCCGGGTACGCGCGGCGGATGCTGAGCCTGGGGTACACCTTCGTGACCGTCTCCAGCGACGCGCGGCTCCTCGCGGCGGCGGCGGGGGCGGCGATCCGGGAGGTCCGCGCGTGA
- a CDS encoding LacI family DNA-binding transcriptional regulator — protein sequence MTRSARPRRATAADVAQEAGVSQSTVSRVFSDDGRLTRETKDRVRAVARELGYRPHAVARSLITRRTNIVGLVTSDLSNPFYPRLVETFTTRLHALGRRVLLLTAGVGEDLDDLLPEVLSSQVDGYVVASASVSSGVVRECVRIGTPVVLVNRHAPGSGASAVSCDNVAGGRTVADALLAAGCVRPAYVAGREDASTNIERERGFFTRLRERGVTDVRRERGHYTYASGREAARRLLALPERERPDGLFCANDITAMGALDAARELGVRVPQDLAVVGFDDIPAAAWSAYDLTTVRQPVEDMIGRSLDLLLAHVERPDLAPELEVLPGTLVERGSSRRKGQA from the coding sequence GTGACCCGTTCCGCCCGGCCCCGGCGCGCGACGGCGGCGGATGTGGCGCAGGAGGCGGGCGTCTCGCAGAGCACCGTGTCGCGGGTCTTCTCGGACGACGGGCGGCTCACCCGGGAGACGAAGGACCGGGTGCGGGCGGTGGCGCGCGAGCTGGGCTACCGGCCCCACGCGGTCGCGCGCAGCCTGATCACCCGGCGCACGAACATCGTCGGCCTTGTCACCAGCGACCTCAGCAATCCCTTCTACCCGCGACTGGTGGAGACGTTCACGACCCGGCTGCACGCGCTGGGCCGCCGGGTGCTCCTCCTCACGGCGGGGGTGGGCGAGGATCTCGACGACCTGCTGCCCGAGGTGCTGTCCTCGCAGGTGGACGGCTACGTCGTCGCGTCGGCGAGCGTGTCGAGCGGCGTGGTGCGCGAGTGCGTGCGGATCGGTACGCCCGTCGTGCTCGTCAACCGCCACGCGCCGGGCTCGGGGGCGAGCGCCGTGAGCTGCGACAACGTGGCGGGCGGGCGCACGGTCGCCGACGCGCTGCTCGCCGCAGGGTGCGTCCGCCCCGCCTACGTCGCCGGGCGCGAGGACGCCAGCACGAACATCGAACGCGAGCGCGGCTTCTTTACGCGGCTGCGCGAGCGCGGGGTGACGGACGTGCGGCGCGAGCGCGGCCACTACACCTACGCCTCCGGGCGGGAGGCGGCGCGGCGGCTGCTCGCCCTGCCGGAGCGCGAGCGGCCCGACGGCCTCTTCTGCGCGAACGACATCACCGCGATGGGCGCCCTCGACGCCGCCCGCGAACTCGGGGTGCGGGTGCCGCAGGACCTCGCGGTGGTCGGCTTCGACGACATCCCCGCCGCCGCGTGGAGCGCCTACGACCTCACGACCGTTCGGCAGCCGGTGGAGGACATGATCGGGCGCAGCCTCGACCTGCTCCTCGCGCACGTCGAGCGGCCCGACCTCGCCCCCGAGCTGGAGGTGCTGCCCGGCACCCTGGTCGAGCGCGGCTCGTCGCGCCGGAAAGGACAAGCATGA
- a CDS encoding ester cyclase: MSDDPAAPFDFGDHPDLTAFMAAADTGRRQDLTGFDPDYVDIVDYIVRCTHKIWEERAVGLIYTHYAHNATMHSSQGDLYGAEAVVRATLRRQAAFSDYRSYADDVIWTGNARDGFYTSHRIMTLGVNTGHTDFGPPTGRRIGRWVVADCRIRDNRIFEEWIVSDLGAELRQLGYDPLELARRSAPLRPRPAAESAQGLGQLAPQVLPLPDPGEPEPYVRALLHNLWNARMVNLVRERYAPGLLAWVPGGRQLYGPNDYAAFVLGLMAQFPDLALTVDHVCALGDAERGQRVAVRWTLQGTHDGPGPYGAPTGRRVFLIGVSHLWLRGGRVEREWTLFDEYALLRQLHAPALEDV; this comes from the coding sequence ATGAGTGACGACCCCGCCGCCCCGTTCGACTTCGGCGACCACCCCGACCTCACCGCCTTCATGGCCGCGGCGGACACGGGCAGGCGCCAGGACCTGACGGGCTTCGACCCCGACTACGTGGACATCGTGGACTACATCGTGCGCTGCACGCACAAGATCTGGGAGGAGCGCGCGGTGGGATTGATCTACACCCACTACGCCCACAACGCCACGATGCATTCCTCGCAGGGCGACCTCTACGGGGCCGAGGCCGTGGTGCGCGCCACCCTGCGGCGGCAGGCGGCCTTTTCCGACTACCGCTCCTACGCGGACGACGTGATCTGGACCGGGAACGCGCGGGACGGCTTCTACACCTCGCACCGGATCATGACCCTGGGCGTGAACACCGGGCACACCGACTTCGGCCCGCCGACCGGGCGGCGCATCGGGCGCTGGGTGGTGGCCGACTGCCGCATCCGGGACAACCGCATCTTCGAGGAGTGGATCGTCTCCGACCTCGGCGCGGAGCTGCGCCAGCTCGGGTACGACCCGCTGGAACTGGCGAGGAGGAGCGCCCCCCTGCGCCCCCGCCCCGCCGCCGAGTCCGCCCAGGGGCTCGGTCAGCTCGCGCCCCAGGTGCTGCCCCTGCCCGACCCCGGCGAGCCCGAGCCCTACGTCCGCGCCCTGCTCCACAACCTGTGGAACGCCCGGATGGTCAACCTCGTGCGCGAGCGGTACGCGCCGGGCCTACTCGCGTGGGTGCCGGGGGGGCGGCAGCTCTACGGCCCGAACGACTACGCGGCCTTCGTGCTCGGCCTGATGGCGCAGTTCCCCGACCTCGCGCTGACCGTGGACCACGTGTGCGCCCTGGGGGACGCGGAGCGGGGGCAGCGGGTCGCCGTGCGCTGGACGCTTCAGGGCACGCACGACGGCCCCGGCCCCTACGGGGCTCCCACCGGGCGGCGCGTCTTCCTGATCGGCGTGTCGCACCTGTGGCTGCGCGGCGGGCGGGTCGAGCGCGAGTGGACGCTGTTCGACGAGTACGCCCTGCTGCGGCAACTTCACGCGCCCGCGTTGGAGGACGTGTGA
- a CDS encoding SDR family NAD(P)-dependent oxidoreductase: MTGSLAGRRAVVTGAGRGIGRGVALGLARAGADVALLGRSPGELGAVAREVEALGRRATPVPCDVTDLAALEAAFEGLHDLDLLVNNAGTNVPEPFVDVTPEHFDTIFGLNVRAAFFAAQLAVRAMLARGGGGVIVNLSSQMGFVGAANRSVYCASKHALEGLTKALAVELAPRGIRVVSVAPTFIETPLTAPMFADPAFRAWVEESIPLGHPGTVEDVVGAVVFLASDAARMVTGTSLRVDGGWTAR; this comes from the coding sequence GTGACCGGAAGCCTCGCGGGACGGCGGGCGGTCGTGACCGGCGCGGGCCGGGGCATCGGGCGCGGGGTGGCGCTGGGCCTGGCGCGGGCGGGGGCGGACGTGGCCCTGCTGGGGCGCTCGCCGGGCGAGCTGGGAGCGGTGGCGCGCGAGGTCGAGGCCCTGGGGCGCCGGGCCACCCCGGTCCCCTGCGACGTGACGGACCTCGCGGCGCTGGAGGCGGCCTTTGAGGGATTGCACGACCTGGACCTTCTGGTGAACAACGCGGGCACGAATGTCCCCGAGCCCTTTGTGGACGTGACGCCGGAGCACTTCGACACCATCTTCGGGCTCAACGTGCGGGCGGCCTTTTTCGCCGCGCAGCTCGCGGTGCGGGCGATGCTCGCGCGGGGCGGGGGCGGCGTGATCGTCAACCTCTCGTCGCAGATGGGCTTCGTGGGGGCCGCCAACCGCAGCGTCTACTGCGCGAGCAAGCACGCGCTGGAGGGGCTGACGAAGGCGCTCGCGGTGGAACTCGCCCCGCGGGGCATCCGGGTGGTGAGCGTGGCGCCCACCTTCATCGAGACGCCGCTGACGGCCCCCATGTTCGCCGACCCCGCCTTCCGGGCCTGGGTGGAGGAGAGCATCCCGCTGGGGCACCCCGGCACGGTGGAGGACGTGGTGGGCGCGGTCGTGTTCCTCGCCAGCGACGCGGCGAGGATGGTGACGGGAACGAGCCTGCGGGTGGACGGCGGCTGGACGGCCCGCTGA
- the hisD gene encoding histidinol dehydrogenase, protein MEYLKRAEPQSQAATQAIRDTVSRVLLDVERERLAAVRRYSEQFDGWNPESFHLSSTQIEEGLASVPEEVARSIDFAVEEVRKFARLQRESLHDFEVQTLPGVTLGQRHIPVNAVGAYVPGGRYPLIASAIMTIAVPRVAGVGRVVATTPPQRGTGKVNPAQLYAMARSGVDAIYALGGVQAMAAMAYGLDDAPPLEPVDMIVGAGNAYVAEAKRQLFGTVGIDLLAGPTEICILADDSADPRLVAADLLGQAEHGTNSPAVLVTTSREVGEATLREIDRWLPTWPTAEVAGEAWRTLGEVIVVEGDEEMVRVSDQIASEHLEVQTRDPRWFLTRLTNYGSLFLGQSATVVYGDKGIGTNHVLPTGRAARYTGGLWVGKFIKTVTWQHVTPEGDALVAPHIAAVADAEGMAGHALTARLRLEALERAQP, encoded by the coding sequence ATGGAGTACCTCAAGCGGGCCGAACCACAGTCACAGGCGGCGACCCAGGCCATCCGGGACACCGTGTCGCGCGTCCTCCTCGACGTGGAGCGTGAGAGGCTGGCGGCGGTGCGGCGCTACTCCGAGCAGTTCGACGGCTGGAACCCGGAGTCGTTTCACCTCTCCAGCACGCAGATCGAGGAGGGGCTGGCGAGCGTCCCCGAGGAGGTCGCGCGCTCCATCGACTTCGCGGTCGAGGAGGTCCGCAAGTTCGCCCGCCTGCAACGGGAGAGCCTGCATGACTTCGAGGTCCAGACCCTGCCCGGCGTGACGCTGGGGCAGCGGCACATCCCGGTCAACGCCGTGGGCGCCTACGTGCCCGGCGGGCGCTACCCGCTGATCGCCTCCGCGATCATGACCATCGCCGTGCCGCGGGTCGCGGGCGTGGGCCGGGTCGTGGCGACCACGCCGCCGCAGCGGGGAACCGGAAAGGTCAACCCCGCCCAGCTCTACGCGATGGCGCGCTCGGGGGTGGACGCGATCTACGCCCTCGGCGGCGTGCAGGCGATGGCGGCGATGGCCTACGGACTGGACGACGCGCCGCCCCTGGAGCCGGTGGACATGATCGTCGGCGCGGGCAACGCCTACGTCGCGGAGGCCAAGCGCCAACTGTTCGGCACCGTGGGCATCGACCTCCTCGCGGGGCCGACCGAAATCTGCATCCTGGCGGACGACTCCGCCGACCCCCGCCTCGTCGCCGCCGACCTGCTGGGGCAGGCGGAACACGGGACGAACTCGCCCGCCGTCCTCGTCACCACCTCGCGCGAGGTGGGGGAGGCGACGCTGCGCGAGATCGACCGCTGGCTGCCCACCTGGCCCACCGCCGAGGTTGCGGGCGAGGCGTGGCGCACGCTCGGCGAGGTCATCGTGGTCGAGGGCGACGAGGAGATGGTGCGTGTGTCAGACCAGATCGCCAGCGAGCATCTGGAGGTCCAGACGCGCGATCCGCGCTGGTTCCTGACGCGGCTCACGAACTACGGCTCGCTCTTTCTGGGCCAGAGCGCCACCGTCGTGTACGGGGACAAGGGCATCGGCACGAATCACGTGCTGCCCACGGGCCGCGCCGCGCGCTACACGGGCGGGCTGTGGGTGGGCAAGTTCATCAAGACCGTGACCTGGCAGCACGTGACCCCCGAGGGCGACGCCCTGGTGGCCCCCCACATCGCCGCCGTCGCCGACGCCGAGGGGATGGCCGGGCACGCGCTGACCGCCCGGTTGCGGCTCGAAGCCCTCGAACGGGCCCAGCCGTGA
- a CDS encoding ABC transporter substrate-binding protein: MPRFTTVRPTLLAALTLASAALVARVGAQTQTPRYGNCTVTGQRGSVPLRPAIPGQLTVQTTLPGPGWFNGNTPASIQDGFEYCMAANIAHRAGLDRVVVRNVPFDALVAGRTGNNYDIGLVQVTITPARARVVDFTVPYFSSDQGVLARKASNVTQANLASKRIGVPSGTTTYTFVNNTIKPSVAVKVYPDSATMLAALRANQIDVAMLDTVVLLGRVRDLGGQAELIGQFRTGENYGGVLPKGSVNKAGINRIITALEQDGTLKKLSQTYLTPVYGGDPSSVPYFR; encoded by the coding sequence ATGCCGCGATTCACGACCGTCCGCCCCACCCTGCTCGCCGCCCTGACGCTCGCCTCCGCCGCCCTCGTGGCGCGGGTCGGCGCCCAGACCCAGACTCCGAGGTACGGCAACTGCACCGTCACCGGGCAGCGGGGGAGCGTGCCCCTGAGACCCGCCATTCCCGGGCAGCTCACGGTGCAGACCACCCTGCCGGGGCCGGGCTGGTTCAACGGCAACACGCCGGCCTCCATCCAGGACGGCTTCGAGTACTGCATGGCGGCGAACATCGCCCACCGCGCGGGGCTCGACCGGGTGGTGGTCCGCAACGTGCCCTTCGACGCGCTCGTGGCGGGGCGCACGGGCAACAACTACGACATCGGGCTCGTGCAGGTCACGATCACCCCGGCGCGGGCGCGGGTGGTGGACTTCACCGTGCCGTATTTCTCCAGCGACCAGGGGGTCCTCGCGCGCAAGGCGAGCAACGTGACCCAGGCGAACCTCGCCTCCAAGCGCATCGGCGTACCGTCGGGAACGACGACCTACACCTTTGTCAACAACACGATCAAGCCCAGCGTGGCGGTCAAGGTCTACCCCGACTCGGCCACCATGCTCGCGGCCCTGCGCGCCAACCAGATCGACGTGGCGATGCTCGACACCGTGGTGCTGCTGGGCCGGGTGCGCGACCTCGGCGGGCAGGCCGAGCTGATCGGGCAGTTCAGGACCGGGGAGAACTACGGAGGCGTCCTGCCCAAGGGCAGCGTCAACAAGGCGGGCATCAACCGGATCATCACCGCCCTGGAACAGGACGGCACCCTGAAGAAGCTGTCACAGACGTACCTCACCCCGGTGTACGGCGGCGACCCCTCCAGCGTCCCGTACTTCCGGTGA
- a CDS encoding amino acid ABC transporter permease, protein MSGSLLGDTAPRGRAPTPPPRTATLGLVALLAAIAVILVSAWVLAEVRAALVAGRAHADWMDAALVLAGVGTLGLLVPALGGLRDSGRAAASLRAGDVVGARVHASESRTSAWSALGWSGAVLIVALLAFFVVTNGVAVGRTFFNLGLIWSSFGLVLRAFWVNVSIFVIAELLVLVWGLIVAVARLVPGRAGRPIRLLATLYTDIFRGLPAIITIYLVGFGLPLTGLTDGLQNTLQTRFGVQDLSILWAIIALTLTYGAYVAEVYRAGLESIHPSQVAAARSLGLGFGQTLRFVVVPQAVRRIVPPLLNNFIGLQKDTALVNVIGAVDAFNQAKIIATNNFNLSAVTTVAILFVLITIPQARFVDRLLARDQARLRSGGTP, encoded by the coding sequence GTGTCCGGCTCCCTGCTGGGTGACACCGCCCCGCGCGGGCGGGCGCCCACGCCGCCGCCGCGCACCGCCACGCTGGGGCTCGTCGCGCTGCTCGCCGCCATTGCGGTGATCCTGGTGAGCGCGTGGGTCCTCGCGGAGGTGCGCGCGGCCCTCGTCGCCGGGCGGGCGCACGCCGATTGGATGGACGCGGCGCTCGTGCTCGCCGGGGTGGGCACGCTGGGGCTGCTCGTCCCGGCCCTGGGCGGCCTGCGCGACTCGGGGCGCGCGGCGGCCTCACTGCGGGCGGGCGACGTGGTGGGGGCGCGGGTGCACGCCTCCGAGAGCCGCACCTCCGCCTGGAGCGCCCTGGGGTGGTCGGGGGCGGTCCTCATCGTCGCGCTGCTGGCCTTTTTCGTGGTGACGAACGGGGTGGCGGTCGGGCGGACCTTTTTCAACCTGGGGCTGATCTGGTCGTCGTTCGGGCTGGTCCTGCGCGCCTTTTGGGTCAACGTCTCGATCTTCGTGATCGCGGAACTGCTCGTCTTGGTCTGGGGATTGATCGTGGCGGTCGCGCGCCTGGTGCCGGGCCGGGCGGGGCGCCCCATCCGCCTGCTCGCCACCCTCTACACCGACATCTTCCGGGGGCTGCCCGCGATCATCACGATCTACCTCGTGGGGTTCGGGCTGCCGCTCACCGGGCTCACCGACGGGCTCCAGAACACGCTCCAGACGCGCTTCGGGGTGCAAGACCTCTCCATCCTGTGGGCGATCATCGCGCTCACGCTGACCTACGGCGCCTACGTGGCGGAGGTGTACCGGGCGGGGCTGGAGAGCATCCACCCCTCGCAGGTGGCCGCGGCGCGCTCGCTGGGGCTGGGCTTCGGGCAGACGCTGCGCTTCGTGGTCGTGCCGCAGGCGGTCAGGCGGATCGTGCCGCCCCTGCTGAACAACTTCATCGGGCTGCAAAAGGACACCGCCCTGGTGAACGTGATCGGCGCCGTGGACGCCTTCAACCAGGCCAAGATCATCGCCACCAACAACTTCAACCTCTCGGCGGTGACCACCGTGGCGATCCTCTTCGTCCTGATCACCATTCCGCAGGCACGGTTCGTGGACCGGCTGCTCGCCCGTGACCAGGCGCGGCTGCGCAGCGGGGGAACCCCGTGA
- a CDS encoding amino acid ABC transporter ATP-binding protein: MTFLDIRDVHKSYGAVRILSGLNLRVDEHQVVTLIGPSGCGKSTLLRCINGLEPISGGEIRIEGDRVTGPGVDVNALRREVGIVFQSYNLFPHMTVLHNVTLAPLRVLGVGRPQAEEEALALLRRIGLEAKANAYPDALSGGQQQRVAIVRALAMRPKLLLLDEITSALDPELVSEVLNIVRDLASEGMTMLLATHEMGFAREVSSKVCFLHGGQVFEEGPPEQIFTAPREERTQAFLRRIIEAGRL, encoded by the coding sequence GTGACCTTCCTCGACATCCGCGACGTGCACAAGAGTTACGGCGCCGTCCGCATCCTCAGCGGCCTGAACCTGCGGGTGGACGAACACCAGGTCGTCACGTTGATCGGCCCCTCGGGCTGCGGGAAAAGCACCCTCCTGAGGTGCATCAACGGGCTGGAGCCCATCTCGGGCGGCGAGATCCGCATCGAGGGCGACCGGGTGACCGGCCCCGGCGTGGACGTGAACGCGTTGCGGCGCGAGGTGGGAATCGTCTTCCAGAGCTACAACCTCTTCCCGCACATGACGGTGCTGCACAACGTGACGCTCGCGCCCCTGCGGGTCCTCGGGGTGGGGCGCCCCCAGGCCGAGGAGGAGGCGCTAGCGCTGCTGCGCCGCATCGGCCTGGAGGCCAAGGCGAACGCCTATCCCGACGCGCTCTCGGGCGGTCAGCAGCAGCGGGTCGCCATCGTGCGGGCGCTCGCCATGCGGCCCAAACTCCTGCTGCTCGACGAGATCACCTCCGCCCTCGACCCCGAGCTCGTCTCGGAGGTGCTCAACATCGTGCGCGACCTCGCCTCGGAGGGCATGACGATGCTCCTCGCCACCCACGAGATGGGCTTCGCCCGCGAGGTGTCGAGCAAGGTGTGCTTCCTGCACGGCGGCCAGGTGTTCGAGGAAGGCCCGCCCGAGCAGATCTTCACCGCCCCCCGCGAGGAGCGCACCCAGGCCTTCCTGCGGCGCATCATCGAGGCCGGACGGCTGTGA
- a CDS encoding glycoside hydrolase family 38 C-terminal domain-containing protein — protein sequence MTLDWREARRAAKLCLVTPLVTPEATFEVPFGTVTRPADGTEQPGQSWVSVTGRRPGAACLQGVMVLCDAKSSVSVRGSTLEVTIARSPAFAHHDPFVLGTVAPEDRQDQGEPRSPRGGLAERKYPASRRVHLHPGARDAGITLRRPPAAPRVAREALTGRRSPGRQETRRGGRWPTSARPR from the coding sequence GTGACCCTCGATTGGCGTGAGGCGCGCCGCGCCGCGAAACTGTGCCTGGTCACGCCCCTCGTCACGCCCGAGGCGACCTTCGAGGTGCCGTTCGGCACGGTCACCCGGCCCGCGGACGGCACCGAGCAGCCCGGCCAGAGTTGGGTGAGCGTCACGGGCCGGCGGCCCGGCGCGGCGTGCTTGCAGGGCGTCATGGTCCTGTGCGACGCCAAGTCGAGCGTGAGCGTGCGCGGCTCCACGCTCGAGGTGACGATCGCGCGCAGCCCGGCGTTCGCCCACCACGACCCCTTCGTGCTCGGCACGGTCGCGCCCGAGGACCGGCAGGATCAAGGCGAGCCTCGTTCCCCACGAGGAGGACTGGCGGAGCGCAAATATCCCGCGTCTCGCCGCGTCCACCTTCACCCCGGCGCCCGTGACGCTGGAATCACCCTACGCCGGCCCCCTGCCGCCCCGCGCGTCGCACGGGAGGCTCTCACCGGACGGCGTTCTCCTGGCCGCCAGGAAACGCGCCGAGGCGGGCGATGGCCTACATCAGCCCGGCCCCGCTGA